Genomic segment of Scyliorhinus torazame isolate Kashiwa2021f chromosome 7, sScyTor2.1, whole genome shotgun sequence:
tcacagctccagggactgggttcaattcccgcctcggatgactgtctatgtggagtttgtacgttctccctgtgtctgtataggtttccttcgggtgctctggtttcatagaatcatagaatttatagtgcagaaggaggccattcgacccatcgagtctgcactgacccttggaaagagcaccttacttatgcccacacgtccaccctatccccgtaacccagtaacaccacctacacttttctggacactaaggactatttagcatggccaatccacctaacctgcacatctttggactgtgggaggaaaccggagcacccggaggaaacccacacagacacggggagaacatgcagactctgcacagacagtgacccaagctgggaattgaacctgggaccctagagcagggtccctgtgaagcaacagtgctaaccactgtgctaccgtgccatccattaTCGTTTCCACCACAGACCGAAGAtgtggcggttaggtggattgaccatgatcaattgccacTTATTGTGCAAAAATGTGCTGGATAGATGGGGTCATGGGGACAGGGTAGggtagtgggtctaggtagggtgctatttcagatggtcggtgctgacccgatgggccaaatggcctccttctgcacattagTTCAATGTTATAGGCGGCgcgttgacacagtggttagcaccgctgcctcacagtgccaaggacccgggttctattccggcctcgggtgacatatcagacaggggctgtttagcacagggctaaatcgctggctttgaaagcagaccaaggcaggccagcagcacggttcaattcccataacagcctccccgaacaggcaccggaatgtggcaactaggggcttttcacagtaacttcattgaagcctacttgtgacaataagcgattttcatttcattttcatttcaagtgggcTCTTGTAGCTGGAGGACCAATAGGAGGTCCTTTCATTTTGCGAATTACATTTTAAGTGCATTGCAGGGCCCAATCTAACACCGAGTTGAATGTGCAGTTGCTCACAATGGTTGTATCCTTGGTTCTTTCCACAACACACATGATGTATTACTTGCAGAAACAGAAACAGGTTATTTTTTTTAGTTATACAGAGCATTGTGAGATCACATTTGGTGTACTGTGTACagaattggtcaccttatttaaggaagcatGTAAATGCATTGGGATCAGTCCAGggaaggtttcccagaccaatatctggaatgggtgggttgtcttatgaggaaagtgtgGGACAGGTAGGCTTCTATCctgagaagaataagaggtgacttggTTGAAACGTATAAGGTCCTGAGGgcttttgacagggtagatgtggagaggatgtttcctcttgtgagagaatctaaaCCTAGGGAtcacactgtttaaaaataaggggttgcccaatTTAAACGGAGATGAGATTAAatctttttcactcagagggtcgtgagtctttggaactcttcctgagaaggtggtggaagcagaatctttgaatatttttaaggcagaggtggatagattcttggtaagcaagtggggagggggggggggaggatagattatcgggggtaggtgggatgcagatttgagataacagacggatcagccatgatcttattaaataccGGAGTagcttcaaggggctgaatggcctactgctgctcctagtccttatgttttGCATGGCAAGATTGGCAGCGTCTTCCTTAAATACCTGTGTTGTCACCCTGGCATCCCTGAGAAGCACAAGACAACCTCAACCTTCCACCTACTTCTGTGTCTCCTTAATCCCAAGGAGGGAATGTTCACCAATTCCTAGATTCCACCTTTCTTTCCCAAGGTCCTGCATGGAAGTGTATGGCACAGGAGGAAGGTGACTTTGGTCAAGAAGATAATGAGGACCTCATCACACAGGATTGTGAGCTACATGATAGTGTTCTTCGGACAGCAGCATATTCTCGGACTTCAGCCGTACCTTTCATTGCGCAAAGTTAATAAATGACAAGGTATTTGAAGGGTCCAGGACCAGTCCGTACACTCTTACACTGTGTTGCATGAATTCTGAGATCAGATTACAAATTGAATGTTACTGACTTTCAGAGTTTTACACTAAAAAAAAATGAACGTTTTCTGATTTAATTGCAGGAAGAGTTTAAAAATACGATTTTCTGACAAGCAGATTTATTTTGTAGGTCACGCTCGTCCCACCCATCGAGTCAGACACAGAGCACTTGTTTCCGCAAAAACACCAGGTTCCAGCCTCCATGTCGGAATGTGGGCTTCCTCTCAAATCGAGGTAATCTATTCTGAATGTTGAGTGACTGCTGACTGTTGAAAGTCTTCTGTGTAGAGGACTTGGCTCCGCCTTCTCTATGCATTCCTGCTCTCACTGAAATGAATCTGGAATTTGTGCAAATGAGAAAGGCGGAGAAAGGCAAATAAATTCTCGACAGGTAAAAGTAGTTCCAGTAGCAGCACAAACATAAATGGTATGATGTAACACAGCAGCACATGGACAGAACTGGAGAGGAGGGATAAGCCATTCAAAACTTTAATAGTGTTTGAAGGGATTTGTCGCTGACTGAAGCATTTGATACTATGCAACAAATAACATTGTAGCTTCCAATCTCTGGTCACAGTGTGTTTCCGATCTGGAGTTTTTGCCCAATTCCTGGTTGTAAATGAAAGTTGGAATTTGATTATTGTTCTCAGACATTGGAGAAGTTTGAAAATGTAGCTTTGATTTCTAATGTTCTAGCAGTGGACATGCATCTGGAGCACAAATGATCTATATACATTCAATCCTTGGAATTTGGGTGAGGGATAAGGAAAGGCCATTATAGTTCAGCATTCCAGAAACTTGGCTTGTACGTTACCCACTTGCCTATTTTTAATCCAACCTATTTTTTGTGTGAAGAACTGCCAGAAATTAGTCTTAATTTTTGCCTCGTTGCAATTTTGGCCTGCATCTCTTTTCCCTACAATTGTGGTTTAATTTAAAGTAATTCATGGATTTAACTTTACCTCTACCATTTTATtaataatagtgtcacaagtaggcttacattaacactgcaatgaagttactgtgaaaatcccatagtcgccacattccggcacctgttcgggtacactgagggagaattcagaatgtccaaattacctaacaagcacgtcttcgggacatgtggaaggaaaccggagcacccggaggaaacccacgcagacacagggagaatgttcagactccgcaagtcgggaatcgaacccgggtccctggcgctgtgaagtaatagtgccaaccactgtgctactgtgccacccagaaaCTTCTATAAGGTCCCTTTTAAATCCTCTCTTTCAAAACTTCAAGGTTTTGCATCCCCAGAATCAAAACTCAGATCTCTCACTGTAACAACCAGTCTTGTGACTCTTGCTGCAATGCTGCCAGGTTTTAAAACAAAATCACCTACCGACCAGAAATTGACATAGTACATCACTGAGCCCCTATTAAACATCACTTGTTTTTTTTTCAGCTCCCAGAGTCCGTATACCTCCCGTGAAGAAGCCGAACAGTATGAGAAAAATCTCCCCACTTATGGGCAAATCCAGCAAAACGTAGGCAGCGCTGGAGATTCACCTGGAATGAACTCTCCGCCCACCTCACTGCAGTTAGAACGCTTGGATGTGGAAGGTCAATCTCCCGTGAAAGCAGAGGTGCTGGTCCACAGAGACTCTGAAAGCGATGGCGAGACCTGTTCCGGCAGCAATGACATAACCCTTTCTGGTGGAACGTGAGCTGTCTTTCCTTTTTAACATGCATCTTATATTTGATTTCCTCGTCCTCTGATCAGATCTCCTGTACGCACGGGTCCAGGTTCCTGACTGAGATTTGCAGAGCAAACAATGGAAGGTGGACAGTTCAGAAAACAAAAGTTTTCTTTTTAAACCCCTTCAAAAAACAAAAATTATGCATGCACAGATTTCCCAGAACTTAAAGACACAATGATTTGGGGAATTTTATTTACCGCACAGATAAAATTACTTAAAAGGAATAGTTTTGTCGAAGTTTGGTAAAGGTACTTGTTTCAAATTTAGAGTATGCTACAGATATATACTCAGAAACAGTTCAGTTCAGTTGAGGGGcggctcagtagcacagtggttagctcagttgcttcacagctccagggtcccaggttcaattcctggcttgggtcactgtccgtatggagactgcacattctccccatgtctgtgtgggtttcctccgggtgctgtggtttcatagaatttacagtgcaaaaggaggcctttcggcccatcgagtctgcaccggttcttggaaagacctcacccccatcctatccccataacccagtaatcccacccaacactaagggcaatttaacatgggcaatccactgaacctgcacatctttggactgtgggaggaaaccggagcaaacccacgcacacacggggagaacgtgcagactccgcacagacagtgacccaagccaggaatcgaacctgggaccctggatctgtgaagcaattgtgctaaccactatgctaccatgctgcccgttttctcccacaagtcccgaaagacgtgctgttaggtaatttggacattttgaattttccctctgtgtacccgaacaggtgccggagtgtggcgactaggggcttttcacagtaaaatcattgcagtattaatttaagcctacttgtgac
This window contains:
- the bsnd gene encoding barttin isoform X2 yields the protein MEEDKTVRYGLIVLGFFLIMVGMFIMNVNKPEVYATFCSIGILMIVVGIIWSICQCYPKVTLVPPIESDTEHLFPQKHQVPASMSECGLPLKSSSQSPYTSREEAEQYEKNLPTYGQIQQNVGSAGDSPGMNSPPTSLQLERLDVEGQSPVKAEVLVHRDSESDGETCSGSNDITLSGGTKGRGSGGAPLATFQEDFNTAVNPPSSNNLSLLRHS